A genomic region of Alkalilimnicola sp. S0819 contains the following coding sequences:
- a CDS encoding ketopantoate reductase family protein, producing MMRIAMIGAGGIGAYYGAKLQRAGHELLFIARGAQAQALRERGLRVSHPELAFDEPVRVTDMAGLCAEHSPVDFDLLVLAVKGGATAELAEQLRHWFAERGQRTAVLSLQNGVDNEPTLARALGADCVLGGLAIRIGTHVVEPGCIEAVGPGQVTLGPWPNVRAAQDGPARHLLPRLIGQWGAAGIPMQESDDIRRELWRKLVINNGVNPLSAITGWDSRRITHDERIGPMVKRLMQETAVAAGADGVVLDEADVEEMFRVIHDLDPIKTSMLVDREHGRPLELQGICGAVLERSASLGVSATGTELLMALLEKGIWSANAL from the coding sequence ATGATGCGCATTGCCATGATCGGCGCCGGCGGCATAGGCGCCTACTACGGTGCGAAGCTCCAGCGGGCCGGCCATGAGCTGCTGTTCATCGCCCGGGGCGCCCAGGCGCAGGCGCTGCGGGAGCGGGGCCTGCGGGTATCGCACCCGGAACTGGCGTTCGACGAGCCGGTGCGGGTCACCGATATGGCCGGGCTGTGCGCCGAGCACAGCCCGGTGGATTTCGACCTGCTGGTGCTGGCGGTCAAGGGCGGCGCCACCGCCGAGCTTGCCGAACAGTTGCGGCACTGGTTCGCCGAGCGCGGCCAGCGCACCGCGGTGCTCTCATTGCAGAACGGTGTGGATAACGAGCCCACCCTGGCCCGGGCGCTGGGGGCGGATTGTGTGCTGGGCGGGTTGGCCATCCGTATCGGCACCCATGTGGTCGAACCGGGGTGCATCGAGGCGGTGGGCCCGGGGCAGGTCACGCTCGGCCCCTGGCCCAATGTCCGCGCGGCGCAAGACGGGCCGGCCCGGCACTTGCTGCCGCGGCTGATCGGGCAATGGGGCGCCGCCGGCATACCCATGCAGGAAAGCGACGATATCCGCCGTGAGCTATGGCGCAAACTGGTGATCAACAACGGCGTGAATCCGCTCTCGGCCATCACCGGCTGGGACAGCCGGCGCATCACCCACGACGAACGCATCGGCCCGATGGTCAAGCGCCTGATGCAGGAAACCGCCGTGGCGGCCGGGGCCGATGGTGTGGTGCTGGACGAGGCGGACGTGGAAGAAATGTTCCGCGTGATCCACGATCTGGACCCCATCAAGACCAGCATGTTGGTGGACCGTGAGCATGGCCGGCCGCTGGAGCTGCAGGGCATCTGCGGCGCGGTGCTGGAGCGCTCGGCAAGCCTGGGCGTCTCGGCCACGGGCACGGAGCTGCTGATGGCCCTGCTGGAAAAAGGCATCTGGTCCGCCAACGCCCTGTAG
- a CDS encoding RidA family protein, producing MSDQNQGEVIAGKAKPRGRFPHYKRAGDFIFVSGTSSRRPDNTFEGVEVDELGTTSLDIRAQTIAVLENIRAILEAAGSSLDDVVEVSSYLVNMNDFGGYNQVYGEYFGYDGPARTTVAVHQLPHPHLLIEIKVVAYAPQSRA from the coding sequence ATGAGCGATCAGAACCAGGGCGAAGTCATCGCCGGCAAGGCCAAGCCCCGCGGGCGTTTCCCGCACTACAAGCGAGCCGGGGATTTCATCTTCGTCTCCGGCACCAGTTCTCGTCGCCCGGACAACACTTTCGAGGGCGTTGAAGTGGACGAGTTGGGCACCACCAGCCTCGACATTCGCGCGCAGACCATCGCCGTGCTGGAGAACATTCGTGCCATCCTGGAAGCGGCGGGCTCGTCCCTGGATGACGTGGTGGAAGTCTCCAGCTACCTGGTGAACATGAACGACTTCGGCGGTTACAACCAGGTCTACGGCGAGTACTTCGGCTATGACGGTCCGGCTCGGACCACTGTGGCGGTGCACCAGCTCCCCCATCCGCATCTGCTCATCGAGATCAAGGTCGTGGCCTACGCGCCCCAGTCGCGAGCCTGA
- a CDS encoding 3-hydroxyanthranilate 3,4-dioxygenase, with protein MPSISTMKAFNFQQWIEEHRDILKPPVGNAQIWEDGELMVTVVGGPNERLDYHDDPVEEFFYQLEGDMYLNVMDEPGKPPRQVHIREGEIFLLPAHVRHSPQRPVPGSIGLVVEPKRPPGAMDGFEWFCQECHALVHRAEVELQSIVRDLPPLFEKFHNDEALRTCPECGAIHPGKK; from the coding sequence ATGCCGAGCATCAGCACTATGAAGGCCTTCAACTTCCAGCAATGGATTGAAGAGCACCGGGATATTCTCAAGCCGCCCGTGGGCAACGCCCAGATCTGGGAAGACGGCGAACTGATGGTCACCGTGGTCGGCGGTCCCAACGAGCGCCTCGATTACCACGACGACCCGGTGGAGGAGTTCTTCTACCAACTGGAAGGCGATATGTACCTGAACGTGATGGACGAGCCGGGCAAGCCGCCACGGCAAGTTCATATCCGCGAGGGCGAAATCTTCCTGCTCCCCGCCCATGTGCGCCATTCGCCTCAGCGACCCGTCCCGGGCAGCATCGGCCTGGTGGTGGAGCCCAAGCGGCCGCCGGGCGCGATGGACGGCTTCGAGTGGTTCTGCCAGGAATGCCACGCCCTGGTGCACCGGGCCGAGGTGGAGCTGCAGAGCATCGTTCGGGATCTGCCGCCGTTGTTCGAGAAGTTCCACAACGATGAAGCCCTGCGCACCTGCCCTGAGTGCGGCGCCATCCACCCCGGTAAGAAGTGA
- a CDS encoding amidohydrolase family protein — protein sequence MTERVIDMHAHFYPPITREESRLLDDDAGPWLDTGDGERGEIMLGERKFRPVHRSLWDPKRRVEEMDAAGIDVQINCATPVLFGYKRPADRAARWASLMNERAAEYCAAAPDRLKALAQVPLQDIDASCRELERAKALGLIGVQIGNHVDEKNLDDEGLVSFLAHCAKLDMPVFVHPWDMLGQERMPRYMLPWLVAMPAETQLSMLSLILSGAFERLPESLRICFAHGGGSFAYLLGRVDNAWRHRDIVREHCPELPSSYARRMYTDSAVFDPNALELLVKVMGEDRVMFGTDQPFPLGEQEPGKLVRESEALSAAQKQKIMSRNAEAFFGLA from the coding sequence ATGACTGAACGAGTGATAGACATGCATGCCCACTTCTACCCGCCGATCACGCGGGAAGAGTCGCGGCTGCTGGACGATGACGCCGGCCCCTGGCTGGATACCGGTGACGGCGAGCGCGGCGAAATCATGCTGGGCGAGCGCAAGTTCCGCCCGGTGCACCGCTCCCTGTGGGACCCGAAACGCCGGGTGGAGGAGATGGACGCCGCCGGCATCGATGTGCAGATCAACTGCGCCACGCCGGTGCTGTTCGGCTACAAGCGTCCGGCCGATCGAGCTGCCCGCTGGGCGAGCCTGATGAACGAGCGCGCCGCCGAGTACTGCGCCGCCGCTCCGGATCGCCTCAAGGCCCTCGCCCAGGTGCCGCTGCAGGACATCGACGCCTCCTGCCGCGAGCTGGAGCGGGCCAAGGCGCTGGGGCTGATCGGCGTGCAGATCGGCAACCACGTGGACGAAAAGAACCTGGACGACGAGGGCCTGGTGAGCTTCCTCGCCCACTGCGCGAAGCTGGACATGCCCGTGTTCGTGCACCCCTGGGACATGCTCGGCCAGGAGCGCATGCCGCGCTACATGCTGCCCTGGCTGGTGGCCATGCCCGCGGAAACCCAGCTGTCCATGCTCTCGCTGATCCTCTCCGGCGCCTTCGAGCGGCTGCCGGAATCGCTGCGGATATGCTTCGCCCACGGCGGTGGCAGCTTTGCCTATCTGCTGGGCCGGGTGGACAACGCCTGGCGGCATCGAGACATCGTTCGCGAGCACTGCCCCGAATTGCCCTCCAGCTACGCACGGCGCATGTACACCGATTCCGCCGTGTTCGACCCCAACGCCCTGGAACTGCTGGTGAAGGTCATGGGCGAGGACCGGGTGATGTTCGGCACCGACCAGCCCTTCCCCCTGGGCGAGCAGGAGCCGGGCAAGCTCGTGCGCGAGAGCGAGGCGCTGAGCGCCGCGCAGAAGCAGAAAATCATGAGTCGCAACGCCGAGGCTTTCTTCGGCCTGGCCTGA
- a CDS encoding TRAP transporter substrate-binding protein produces the protein MNLRKLLPTLGKLLATAVCAAAVSLPAAAADYTMKIGIIAQNDPLHAYIKLFKERIEAASDGRIEAKLYPGAQLGGESALAEGVQLGTIEMVAIPAVYLKGVDPRFQVADAMGLFEDLDHAYEVLQNPEFRDPFLNVANDNGMRGVSLWVYDTTAFATQEPFQDLDQLRGLKLRVLASDLERQLMEDLGASGVPMPFVEVVPALQRGTIDGVRTSPIIMTAFRVPTVAKYLTITNDAPIAIGGFVSQRFYDRLPEDLQQVVDTVGREVELEMRGKVLGIREMMIGRWQEMGGEVATLPQDQQEKLMRLNREASEKHIGSSEAMQPLYETLKELAAE, from the coding sequence ATGAACCTGCGCAAACTGCTGCCGACCCTCGGCAAACTGCTGGCCACCGCGGTCTGTGCCGCGGCGGTGTCCCTGCCGGCGGCCGCCGCCGACTACACCATGAAGATCGGCATCATCGCCCAGAATGATCCGCTGCATGCCTACATCAAGCTGTTCAAGGAGCGTATCGAGGCCGCCAGCGATGGACGCATCGAGGCGAAGCTCTACCCCGGCGCCCAGCTGGGCGGTGAGTCCGCCCTGGCCGAGGGCGTGCAGCTGGGCACCATCGAGATGGTGGCCATCCCCGCCGTGTACCTGAAGGGCGTTGACCCGCGCTTCCAGGTGGCCGATGCCATGGGCCTGTTCGAGGATCTGGACCACGCCTACGAGGTGCTGCAGAACCCCGAGTTCCGCGACCCCTTCCTGAACGTGGCCAACGACAACGGTATGCGGGGCGTGTCCCTGTGGGTGTATGACACCACCGCCTTCGCCACCCAGGAGCCCTTCCAGGATCTGGACCAGCTGCGTGGCCTGAAACTGCGGGTGCTGGCCTCCGACCTGGAGCGGCAGTTGATGGAAGACCTGGGTGCCAGCGGCGTGCCCATGCCCTTCGTCGAGGTGGTGCCGGCCCTGCAGCGCGGCACCATTGACGGGGTGCGCACCTCGCCCATCATCATGACCGCCTTCCGGGTGCCCACGGTGGCCAAGTACCTGACCATCACCAACGATGCGCCCATCGCCATTGGTGGTTTCGTCTCCCAGCGCTTCTACGACCGCCTGCCGGAAGACCTGCAACAGGTGGTGGACACCGTCGGTCGCGAGGTGGAGCTGGAGATGCGCGGCAAGGTGCTGGGCATTCGCGAGATGATGATCGGCCGCTGGCAGGAAATGGGTGGAGAGGTCGCGACCCTGCCCCAGGATCAGCAGGAAAAACTGATGCGGCTCAACCGCGAGGCCAGTGAGAAGCACATCGGTAGCAGTGAGGCCATGCAGCCGCTGTACGAGACCCTCAAGGAACTCGCTGCCGAGTAA
- a CDS encoding TRAP transporter small permease, whose amino-acid sequence MSTSRLLRSMERWFTGLINALLAVLAFVAIAINVANAVGRSFFGSALPWAEETLAYGMIWAVFLGAAVLMLRDEHIRIDLAATLLPERLARGLRALLLVAGGVICGYVALQSWEVVDSALRSGRRSVVVGMPMSLAHGAVLVGFILMAVLAVLRGGLDLWRVLRNTGAVE is encoded by the coding sequence ATGTCGACTTCGCGCCTGCTGCGCTCCATGGAGCGCTGGTTCACCGGGCTGATCAACGCCCTGCTGGCCGTGCTGGCCTTCGTGGCCATTGCCATCAACGTCGCCAATGCCGTGGGCCGAAGCTTCTTCGGCTCGGCATTGCCCTGGGCCGAGGAGACGCTGGCCTACGGGATGATCTGGGCGGTCTTTCTGGGGGCGGCGGTGCTGATGCTCCGCGATGAGCACATCCGCATCGATCTGGCCGCCACCCTGCTGCCGGAGCGGCTGGCGCGGGGGCTGCGGGCGCTGCTGCTGGTCGCCGGCGGGGTGATCTGCGGCTACGTCGCGCTGCAGTCCTGGGAGGTGGTGGATTCCGCCTTGCGCAGCGGCCGACGCAGCGTGGTAGTGGGCATGCCCATGAGTCTCGCCCACGGCGCGGTGTTGGTCGGTTTCATTCTGATGGCGGTGCTGGCGGTGCTGCGCGGGGGGCTGGACCTCTGGCGCGTGCTGCGGAACACCGGGGCGGTGGAGTAG